In a single window of the Corvus hawaiiensis isolate bCorHaw1 chromosome 19, bCorHaw1.pri.cur, whole genome shotgun sequence genome:
- the MFSD6L gene encoding major facilitator superfamily domain-containing protein 6-like, whose translation MSERWDVGRALALAALFRLLQGAGRGCAAPFVPLYLRLLGLPAPLVGAAAGARHLAALAVPLCCPRGRAGRRLLLAGSVLGSAGASLALTLIPPAGDTGCDRSGQLGLPGSLPSALPSTLLVPVPTTVPSPMTSPVPSPGTSSYTALSSSAVTDTRAVPKGTGRAAADVLAASRKPALGISTFQGLLGTPGALQENGRGLGEGDPKGDGSLDGLSGWTVRAIDQRTQEPERPASSGPPSPGLQEETPGSAATDLAVDAEESLNATESNEPALFKTAFPTAVGNAYVSENLLESRDVKFKAVQSIFQDREYQVFLMVLGAVVLWELLATSLEWTMDESVYEYLDFVDATDRFGRLWLWSSAGAAAGACGVSVLVDQLDCSLGRSIPRLAVHFYSYAVLAMLSLLVSAFFPGHIPRKSARAPRLAKALALLWGDGRALLFAGTMFLVGAASSAGHNFLLWQLQDQGSSELLMGLWVALGPLAELGLHPLKGQLLRALPGARMVVLSLGVLAAQLLSYSLLRAPWAALPVQALSALSSGALRWQLEGTVGDIARPGTERALHALLGGLWAGGASLGSFGGGFVVQHLGLAVLFQASCVGLGLWILFFIIVQSRLPRQRKINYSRLLAADSSEMSDSEEENEKDWLVKAMKDESFNRNWIQQHGVN comes from the coding sequence ATGAGCGAGCGGTGGGACGTGGGCCGGGCCCTGGCGCTGGCCGCGCTGTTCCGGCTGCTGCAGGGcgcgggccggggctgcgccgCGCCCTTCGTGCCGCTGTACCTGCGGCTGCTCGGGCTGCCCGCGCCGCTCGTgggggccgcggccggggccCGGCACCTGGCGGCGCTCGCCGTGCCCCTGTGCTgcccgcggggccgcgccggcCGGCGGCTGCTGCTGGCGGGGTCGGTGCTGGGCTCGGCCGGGGCCAGCCTGGCGCTCACCCTCATCCCGCCCGCGGGGGACACGGGCTGCGACCGCAGCGGGCAGCTCGGCCTGCCCGGCTCCCTGCCCTCCGCTCTCCCTTCCACTCTGCTCGTCCCGGTGCCCACCACAGTGCCCAGCCCGATGACCAGCCCAGTGCCCAGCCCCGGCACAAGCAGTTACACAGCGTTAAGCTCGAGTGCTGTGACGGACACGAGAGCTGTGCCAAAGGGAAcggggagagcagctgctgacgTGTTGGCAGCGAGCAGGAAGCCCGCTCTGGGCATTTCAACCTTCCAGGGGTTGTTGGGCACACCAGGTGCACTTCAGGAAAACGGCAGAGGACTTGGGGAAGGCGATCCGAAGGGAGATGGCTCCTTGGACGGTCTCTCTGGCTGGACAGTGAGAGCCATTGATCAGCGGACACAGGAGCCAGAAAGGCCGGCTTCCTCCGGACCTCCCTCCCCCGGACTCCAGGAGGAAACTCCGGGTTCTGCTGCAACAGATCTTGCTGTTGATGCTGAGGAAAGCCTAAATGCTACTGAGAGTAATGAGCCAGCTTTgtttaaaacagcttttccaaCAGCTGTTGGAAATGCCTACGTGTCTGAAAACCTTTTGGAGTCTCGAGATGTCAAGTTCAAGGCAGTGCAAAGCATCTTCCAGGACAGAGAGTATCAAGTTTTTCTCATGGTCCTGGGCGCTGTGGTGCTTTGGGAGCTGTTGGCCACTTCCCTGGAATGGACCATGGATGAGAGTGTCTACGAGTACCTGGACTTTGTGGACGCCACGGACAGGTTCGGGCGGCTCTGGCTGTGGAGTTCTGCGGGCGCGGCCGCCGGAGCCTGCGGTGTGTCCGTGCTGGTGGATCAGCTGGATTGCTCCCTCGGCCGCTCCATCCCCCGCCTCGCCGTGCACTTCTACAGCTACGCTGTCCTGGCAATGCTCTCACTGCTTGTCAGCGCCTTCTTTCCCGGCCACATTCCCAGGAAGAGCGCCCGTGCTCCCAGGCTGGCCAAAGCgctggccctgctgtggggggaCGGCCGGGCGCTGCTGTTCGCGGGCACCATGTTCCTCgtgggtgctgccagctctgccggGCACAACttcctcctgtggcagctgcaggaccagggcagcAGCGAGCTCCTCATGGGGCTCTGGGTGGCCCTGGGgcctctggcagagctgggccttCACCCCCTCAAGGGGCAGCTGCTGCGGGCACTGCCGGGCGCCAGGATGGTGGTGCTGAGCCTGGGCGTGCTGGCAGCGCAGCTCCTCAGCTACTCCCTGCTCCGGGCTCCGTGGGCAGCGCTCCCCGTGCAGGCGCTGTCCGCCCTCAGCAGCGGGGCCCTGCGCTGGCAGCtggaggggacagtgggggacATCGCCAGGCCGGGCACGGAGCGCGCCCTGCACGCCCTGCTCGGGGGGCTCTGGGCGGgaggagccagcctgggcagctTTGGGGGCGGGTTTGTGGTGCAGCACttggggctggcagtgctgttcCAGGCCAGCTGCGTGGGGCTCGGGCTCTGGATCCTCTTCTTCATAATTGTCCAATCCAGACTGCCCCGGcagaggaaaattaattattccCGACTCCTGGCTGCTGATTCCAGTGAAATGAGCGACTCTGAGGAGGAGAACGAGAAGGACTGGCTGGTAAAGGCCATGAAGGATGAGAGCTTTAACAGAAATTGGATACAGCAGCACGGGGTCAACTAA